One Sphingomonas sp. SUN039 genomic window carries:
- a CDS encoding Fic family protein yields MPEPLPPRPPILIDGAMQTALSKADRALGRLDGSIQTLPDPDMFVFMYVRKEAVLSSQIEGTQSSLNDLLEAEAAIQDTGRPSDVGEVLNYVRAMNHGLSRLPELPISVRLIREIHEKLMQGVRGNHASPGELRRSQNWIGPGGSTLADAIFVPPPPHEVENLLSDLEKFVHAESDIPALVKIGLIHAQFETIHPFLDGNGRVGRLLIAFYLCEKEILLKPVLYLSHWFKLHRTRYYELLQNIRDRGEWEEWIRFFLEGVASVSLEATETARAIVALREDHRRRVTDRFGRSAGNGLRVLEDLYKHPFIDNRAVMDKLGVTFPAAADLIARFVEADLLVEITGQERYRVWQYFPYVQLFSEGHR; encoded by the coding sequence ATGCCCGAGCCGTTGCCGCCTCGACCGCCGATCCTGATCGACGGCGCAATGCAAACCGCACTTTCGAAAGCAGACCGAGCGCTCGGGCGACTTGATGGGTCCATTCAGACTTTGCCCGATCCCGACATGTTCGTCTTCATGTATGTCCGCAAGGAGGCCGTACTTTCCAGCCAGATCGAAGGCACGCAATCGTCCCTCAACGACCTGCTCGAAGCAGAAGCCGCCATCCAAGACACAGGTCGCCCAAGCGACGTCGGCGAGGTCCTCAACTACGTCCGCGCAATGAACCATGGCTTGAGCAGGTTACCCGAATTACCGATTTCAGTTCGCCTGATCCGCGAAATTCACGAAAAACTGATGCAGGGCGTACGTGGCAATCATGCCAGTCCCGGGGAGTTGCGGCGCAGCCAGAACTGGATCGGCCCCGGCGGCTCGACACTTGCCGACGCAATTTTCGTGCCGCCTCCGCCGCACGAGGTGGAAAACCTGCTCTCCGATCTCGAGAAATTCGTCCACGCCGAAAGCGACATTCCCGCGCTGGTAAAGATCGGTCTGATCCATGCACAGTTCGAAACGATCCATCCGTTCCTCGACGGCAATGGTCGTGTCGGACGGCTATTGATTGCCTTTTATTTGTGCGAGAAGGAGATATTGCTCAAACCGGTGCTCTACCTGTCGCACTGGTTCAAACTGCATCGCACACGCTATTACGAACTGCTCCAGAACATCCGCGACAGGGGCGAATGGGAAGAATGGATCCGGTTCTTCCTCGAAGGCGTCGCGTCGGTCAGTCTGGAAGCAACCGAAACGGCGCGTGCCATCGTCGCTTTGCGCGAAGACCATCGCCGCCGCGTCACCGACCGGTTCGGGCGCTCTGCCGGTAACGGCCTGCGCGTGCTCGAGGATCTGTACAAGCATCCCTTCATCGACAATCGCGCAGTTATGGATAAGCTCGGTGTTACCTTTCCTGCGGCCGCCGACCTGATCGCACGCTTTGTCGAGGCCGACCTATTGGTGGAGATTACCGGTCAGGAACGATACCGGGTGTGGCAATACTTTCCCTATGTGCAGCTGTTTTCGGAGGGGCATCGATAG
- a CDS encoding calcium-binding protein, with amino-acid sequence MKIWQVVAVSVAAGVTLPALAQMAEGPVTRAEVEARVKDRLGRLDADKNGTVTRDEMMAFAKARMETHADDDFAAMDTDKNGSISRAEFDAARAKRGFPHVVRMERRGPNAMMAPPPPPEGAATPQPAPGPDGKPVLRERMRVKMMDGRSGIVMADGDGKGIVIADAVKKALDRFDAADTNKDGKLSPEELKAQRGTWRTKVS; translated from the coding sequence ATGAAGATCTGGCAGGTAGTGGCGGTATCGGTGGCGGCGGGCGTAACGCTCCCCGCGCTCGCACAAATGGCCGAAGGGCCGGTGACGCGGGCCGAGGTCGAGGCGCGGGTCAAGGACCGGCTCGGTCGACTCGACGCCGACAAGAACGGCACGGTGACGCGTGACGAAATGATGGCCTTTGCCAAGGCTCGGATGGAGACGCACGCGGACGATGATTTCGCCGCGATGGACACCGACAAAAACGGCAGCATCAGCCGTGCGGAGTTCGATGCCGCGCGCGCCAAACGCGGCTTTCCGCATGTCGTCCGGATGGAACGACGCGGTCCCAATGCGATGATGGCCCCGCCGCCTCCGCCCGAGGGCGCGGCGACCCCGCAACCGGCCCCCGGCCCCGACGGCAAGCCCGTGCTGCGCGAACGGATGCGCGTGAAGATGATGGACGGCCGCAGCGGCATCGTCATGGCCGATGGCGACGGCAAGGGCATCGTCATTGCCGACGCGGTAAAAAAAGCCCTCGACCGCTTCGACGCCGCCGACACGAACAAGGACGGCAAACTCTCGCCGGAAGAACTTAAGGCGCAGCGCGGGACGTGGCGGACGAAGGTTAGCTGA
- a CDS encoding DUF1801 domain-containing protein: MAETKSKPTSVSVPDFLAAVDNPMRRADGETLCAMLARMTGEPPQMWGPSIIGFGSYRYKYDSGHEGTSCRIGFSPRKAELVLYVLSGAEGEADRLARLGKHKTGKSCLYIKRLSDVDMAVLEELCVASLASMDARYPQS; the protein is encoded by the coding sequence ATGGCCGAAACCAAGAGCAAACCGACGTCGGTGAGCGTCCCCGATTTCCTCGCAGCGGTCGACAATCCGATGCGCCGCGCAGACGGCGAAACGCTCTGTGCGATGCTGGCGCGGATGACCGGCGAGCCACCGCAGATGTGGGGGCCGTCGATTATCGGCTTCGGCAGCTATCGTTATAAATACGACAGCGGCCATGAAGGGACGTCGTGCCGGATCGGCTTTTCGCCGCGCAAGGCCGAACTGGTACTCTACGTCCTGTCGGGTGCCGAAGGCGAGGCCGACCGGCTGGCGCGGCTCGGCAAGCACAAGACTGGCAAATCATGCCTGTATATCAAGCGACTGTCGGACGTAGACATGGCGGTCCTTGAGGAACTGTGCGTGGCCTCGCTCGCGTCGATGGACGCGCGTTATCCGCAGTCCTGA
- a CDS encoding argininosuccinate synthase codes for MPGTDKAAINKVVLAYSGGLDTSVILKWLQQTYQCEVVTFTADLGQGEELEPARAKARLMGVKEEHIFIDDLREEFVRDYVFPMMRANALYEGLYLLGTSIARPLIAKRQIEIAKMVGADAVSHGATGKGNDQVRFELGYYGLNPDIKVIAPWREWDLTSRTALIAFAEAHQIPIPQNKRGEAPFSTDANMLHTSSEGLVLENPWDEVPDYVYSRTVNPEDAPDTPEVITVDFERGDGVAINGVGMSPATLLETLNEYGRRHGIGRLDLVENRFVGMKSRGMYETPGGTIYHLAHRGIEQLTLDRGAAHLKDELAPRYAELIYNGFWFSPEREMLQAAIDHSQEKVSGTVRLKLYKGSVIVTGRKSPNSLYSEKVVTFEDDAGAYDQRDAEGFIKLNALRLRLLGRRDR; via the coding sequence GTGCCGGGAACCGACAAAGCCGCCATCAACAAGGTCGTCCTCGCCTATTCGGGCGGGCTCGACACCAGCGTCATCCTGAAATGGCTTCAGCAGACCTATCAATGCGAGGTCGTGACCTTCACTGCCGATCTCGGGCAAGGCGAGGAGCTGGAACCCGCACGGGCCAAGGCGCGGCTGATGGGGGTCAAGGAAGAGCATATCTTCATCGACGACCTGCGCGAGGAGTTCGTCCGCGATTACGTCTTCCCGATGATGCGCGCCAATGCGCTGTACGAGGGGCTGTACCTGCTCGGCACCAGCATCGCACGCCCGCTGATCGCCAAGCGCCAGATCGAGATCGCCAAGATGGTGGGGGCCGATGCGGTCAGCCATGGCGCGACCGGCAAGGGCAACGACCAAGTCCGCTTCGAGCTCGGCTATTACGGGCTGAACCCCGATATCAAGGTGATCGCGCCGTGGCGTGAGTGGGATTTGACCAGCCGCACCGCGCTGATCGCGTTCGCCGAAGCGCACCAGATTCCGATCCCGCAGAACAAGCGCGGCGAGGCCCCGTTTTCGACCGACGCGAACATGCTCCACACCTCGTCGGAGGGGCTGGTGCTCGAAAACCCGTGGGATGAAGTGCCGGATTACGTCTACTCGCGCACCGTCAATCCCGAGGACGCGCCCGACACGCCGGAGGTCATCACCGTCGATTTCGAGCGCGGCGACGGGGTGGCGATCAATGGCGTGGGGATGTCGCCCGCGACGTTGCTCGAAACGCTCAACGAGTACGGACGGCGGCACGGGATCGGGCGGCTCGACCTCGTCGAGAACCGGTTCGTCGGCATGAAGTCGCGCGGCATGTACGAGACACCGGGCGGGACGATCTACCACCTCGCGCACCGCGGCATCGAGCAACTTACACTGGATCGCGGCGCAGCGCACCTGAAGGACGAGCTGGCCCCGCGCTATGCCGAGCTGATCTATAACGGCTTCTGGTTCAGCCCCGAGCGCGAGATGTTGCAGGCAGCCATCGACCATTCGCAGGAGAAGGTTTCGGGGACGGTCCGCCTTAAGCTCTACAAGGGCAGCGTGATCGTGACCGGGCGTAAGTCGCCGAACTCGCTGTACTCGGAAAAGGTCGTGACGTTCGAAGACGACGCCGGCGCCTATGACCAGCGCGACGCGGAAGGGTTCATCAAGCTCAACGCGCTGCGCTTGCGGCTGCTCGGGCGGCGGGATCGGTAG
- a CDS encoding GxxExxY protein yields MDERVEAIASAVIDCALRVHKALGPGLLESVYEAVLADGLVARGFSVVRQQTIGIEFEGRKLAEGFRLDLLVDDRLIVEIKSVDELSGLHRKQLLTYLRLTDRPLGLLLNFNVELMKEGGFKRVANNYFRDAPFPASSSFVPS; encoded by the coding sequence GTGGACGAGCGGGTCGAGGCGATAGCCTCAGCGGTGATCGATTGCGCGCTTCGCGTCCATAAAGCGCTCGGACCGGGATTGCTGGAGTCGGTTTATGAAGCCGTCCTGGCGGACGGATTGGTCGCGCGTGGCTTTAGTGTAGTCCGCCAGCAGACCATCGGGATCGAGTTCGAAGGCCGGAAACTTGCCGAAGGCTTTCGCCTCGATTTGCTCGTCGACGATCGGCTGATCGTCGAGATCAAATCGGTCGATGAGCTTTCCGGGCTTCATCGCAAGCAGCTGCTGACATATCTCCGCCTGACCGACCGTCCGTTGGGCCTGCTCCTCAATTTCAATGTCGAGCTCATGAAGGAAGGCGGCTTCAAGCGCGTCGCGAACAACTACTTCCGCGACGCACCCTTTCCTGCTTCCTCTTCCTTTGTGCCTTCGTGA
- a CDS encoding glycosyltransferase family 2 protein translates to MTAPKLSIVVPCYNEADCLGVLHARLGAAAKAVVGEDYEIVLINDGSRDASWSIMAGLAATDPHLVALDLSRNHGHQLALTAGLDLCRGEHIFVVDADLQDPPELLGPMMETLVREGADVVYGVRTERAGETVFKKATAAAFYRLLKSATDVDIPLDSGDFRLMTRRALSVFLAMPEQARFVRGMVAWGGFRQVPFAYSREARFAGETKYPLSKMIRFALDALTGFSTAPLRLASHAGLWLAAGSVLLVIYIFASWIAGQAIAGWTSLMLVVVVLGAIQMFVLGMIGEYIGRLYTQAKNRPLYIVQNIAGGSVAKATLGIDASDSAPVEK, encoded by the coding sequence ATGACCGCGCCGAAACTCTCGATTGTCGTTCCCTGTTACAACGAGGCCGACTGCCTCGGCGTGCTGCACGCGCGGCTGGGCGCGGCGGCCAAAGCCGTCGTCGGCGAGGATTACGAGATCGTCCTGATCAACGACGGGTCGCGCGACGCGAGCTGGTCGATCATGGCAGGTCTCGCGGCCACCGACCCGCACCTCGTCGCGCTCGACCTGTCGCGTAACCACGGGCACCAATTGGCGCTGACGGCGGGGCTCGACCTGTGCCGGGGCGAGCATATCTTCGTCGTCGATGCCGATTTGCAGGACCCGCCCGAATTGCTCGGGCCGATGATGGAAACGCTCGTCAGGGAAGGGGCCGATGTCGTCTATGGCGTCCGCACCGAACGCGCGGGCGAGACGGTGTTCAAAAAGGCGACGGCTGCGGCGTTTTACCGCCTGCTGAAAAGCGCGACCGATGTCGATATCCCGCTCGATTCGGGCGATTTCCGGCTGATGACGCGGCGCGCGCTGAGCGTGTTCCTCGCCATGCCCGAACAGGCGCGGTTCGTGCGCGGGATGGTCGCCTGGGGCGGGTTCCGGCAGGTGCCGTTCGCCTATAGCCGCGAAGCGCGTTTTGCCGGTGAGACCAAATATCCGTTGTCGAAAATGATCCGCTTCGCGCTCGACGCGCTGACCGGCTTTTCGACCGCACCCTTGCGCCTCGCGAGCCATGCCGGGCTGTGGCTGGCGGCGGGGTCGGTGCTGCTCGTCATCTATATCTTCGCGTCCTGGATTGCGGGCCAGGCCATCGCGGGCTGGACCTCGCTGATGCTGGTCGTCGTCGTGCTTGGCGCGATCCAGATGTTCGTGCTCGGCATGATCGGCGAATATATCGGGCGGCTGTATACGCAGGCGAAGAACCGGCCGCTCTACATCGTCCAGAACATT